Proteins from one Candidatus Methylomirabilota bacterium genomic window:
- a CDS encoding FkbM family methyltransferase, translating into MAVLPRGIKQASASLLKRAARAAGYEIIPSWRFDHLGLSTHLHDLFERLAIDCVIDVGANRGQYGRFLRTEVGYRGYIASFEPQSTALKELLGGACDDSLWKVFGVALGSERGELPLNVMQESAFTSFLAPDPSAVPTLARLNSVVQVEMVPVRRLDDMMEQVRAESGCHSIYLKLDTQGYDLEVIKGASLTLGSIAALQTEVSVLPIYRHMPNWLTSLKTLKEHSFDVTGLFPVSQDPALRVVEFDCVAVNGAFKRTPAPPR; encoded by the coding sequence CCCCGCGGCATCAAGCAGGCATCCGCGAGCCTGCTCAAGCGAGCAGCTCGAGCGGCCGGCTACGAGATCATCCCCTCTTGGCGCTTCGATCATCTGGGCCTCTCCACGCATCTGCACGACCTGTTCGAGCGACTGGCCATCGATTGCGTGATCGACGTCGGCGCGAATCGAGGCCAGTACGGCCGGTTCCTCAGGACGGAAGTCGGCTACCGCGGCTATATCGCGTCGTTCGAGCCGCAGTCGACGGCACTGAAGGAGCTCCTGGGGGGGGCCTGCGACGACTCGCTCTGGAAGGTCTTCGGGGTGGCCCTGGGCAGTGAGCGGGGGGAGCTGCCGCTCAACGTGATGCAGGAGAGCGCGTTCACGTCTTTCCTGGCCCCCGACCCATCGGCGGTTCCCACGCTGGCACGCCTGAACTCCGTCGTTCAGGTGGAGATGGTGCCGGTCCGGCGGCTCGACGACATGATGGAGCAGGTCCGGGCCGAGTCCGGGTGTCACAGCATCTATCTGAAGCTCGATACTCAGGGGTACGACCTCGAGGTGATCAAGGGGGCGAGCCTCACCCTCGGCTCCATCGCGGCGCTGCAGACAGAAGTCTCGGTCCTGCCCATCTACCGGCACATGCCCAACTGGCTCACGTCGCTCAAGACTCTCAAGGAACATTCGTTCGACGTGACCGGTCTCTTTCCGGTGAGCCAGGATCCGGCGCTCCGCGTCGTCGAGTTCGACTGCGTGGCCGTGAATGGGGCGTTCAAGCGCACACCCGCCCCGCCTCGCTGA